A genomic region of Venturia canescens isolate UGA chromosome 9, ASM1945775v1, whole genome shotgun sequence contains the following coding sequences:
- the LOC122416248 gene encoding uncharacterized protein — translation MTTVQAKVDRRIAGLYSTFQCIIGLAENAQEASTSNTSRVLATTRLELLEAEWIRFKSEHAVLLDMNCENLQDQAYFRESVEAQCLQAYETAKVAYLTIKEHYDRTEPTGALLADVSAAECQAALRRSLPEIKLKTFSGEFSKWREFHDMFVSMVGENTYITSVEKMQYLRTSLKGEAAQLVSNLPISASSFAAAWDILVERYENKRLLITAQLDCLLGIPNITTRSGKALNNLLNTLSEVLHALQALEVPIQSWDCILVHIVASKLDQHLREQWEVKLGAAKEPATLQQLRDFLNTRARALESIEIRVPQYSSRQSSTATPSPKTATSRTSSSSGAVKAYTSQVPSKGTIPTTVDHKAAMASTKLLNPGGSATQCCHYCLSQHFIAKCPNFKQRTPQERRTIAEQRRLCFNCLGPHSAVNCKVTGRCAECGGKHHTLIHTGSISATPSPPAGAPHLKPSASSSPNEPQA, via the coding sequence ATGACGACGGTTCAAGCCAAGGTTGACCGTCGCATCGCCGGACTCTACAGCACATTCCAGTGCATCATCGGCCTCGCTGAAAATGCGCAGGAGGCTTCAACCAGTAACACTTCGCGAGTGCTCGCAACGACGCGCCTGGAGCTTCTCGAAGCAGAATGGATACGGTTCAAATCGGAACATGCGGTCCTTCTCGACATGAATTGTGAAAATCTACAGGATCAGGCGTACTTCCGGGAGTCCGTAGAGGCTCAATGCCTTCAGGCTTACGAGACGGCTAAAGTAGCCTATCTCACGATCAAGGAGCATTACGACCGCACCGAACCTACCGGCGCCCTTCTCGCCGACGTCTCAGCTGCAGAGTGTCAGGCCGCTCTTCGTCGGTCCCTTCCAGAGATTAAACTAAAAACATTTTCCGGAGAGTTTTCAAAGTGGCGGGAATTTCATGACATGTTCGTCTCCATGGTGGGTGAGAACACATACATCACCTCCGTTGAGAAAATGCAGTATCTTCGAACTTCACTAAAGGGAGAAGCAGCTCAACTGGTGTCAAACCTTCCTATTTCGGCCTCTTCGTTCGCAGCAGCTTGGGATATTCTCGTTGAACGGTATGAGAACAAACGCCTCCTCATCACGGCTCAGCTCGACTGTTTGCTCGGCATCCCGAACATAACCACTCGGTCCGGTAAAGCTCTCAACAACCTTCTCAACACATTGTCTGAGGTCCTCCACGCCTTACAAGCGCTGGAGGTCCCCATTCAATCGTGGGACTGTATCTTGGTTCACATCGTCGCTTCAAAATTGGATCAACATCTTCGTGAACAATGGGAAGTCAAGCTCGGCGCTGCAAAAGAACCGGCAACTCTTCAACAACTTCGAGATTTTCTCAACACTCGGGCTCGAGCTCTGGAGAGCATCGAGATTCGTGTGCCTCAGTATTCTTCTCGGCAGTCTTCAACCGCAACGCCTTCACCGAAAACGGCCACTTCGCGAACTTCCTCTTCATCGGGCGCCGTCAAGGCATATACATCGCAGGTCCCTTCGAAGGGTACGATCCCTACAACCGTGGATCATAAAGCCGCTATGGCGTCCACGAAGCTCCTAAATCCAGGCGGTTCGGCAACCCAGTGTTGTCATTATTGCCTCAGCCAGCACTTCATCGCGAAGTGCCCCAATTTTAAGCAGCGGACCCCTCAAGAACGTCGGACAATCGCAGAACAGCGACGATTGTGTTTCAACTGCCTCGGACCTCATTCTGCAGTAAACTGCAAAGTAACCGGCCGCTGTGCCGAGTGCGGTGGCAAGCACCACACACTCATTCACACCGGATCAATCTCGGCTACTCCTTCACCACCTGCCGGAGCTCCTCATCTGAAACCATCGGCATCTTCGTCACCGAATGAGCCTCAGGCTTGA
- the LOC122416249 gene encoding uncharacterized protein → MEELPSGTASTEDEDTEFCEQYFNNTHTRDASGRYTVRLPFNLPPTSLGDSFSAASRSLHRLRARLAEDEYISRLYKEFLQEYEALHHMIPVSDVRPTNPCFILPHRGVVREHSVTTKLRVVFNGSCKTNTGFSLNDILHTGPKLQQDISDVLLWIRQHRFIFATDITKMYRQILIHPDDQEFQRILWFDSNNEQISYKLTTVTYGLSCATYLAIQVMLQLVEDEGHEFPLAVLPLTQGRYVDDIFGGADSVSELREISLQLEKICARGCLPLQKWTSNSPAALQHLDSSALQPEAVSIKSEDSTTKLLGLVWDPIKDVFRFNLQANFSSTITKRIALSETASLFDPLGFLSPVIITAKIFMQELWLAKLH, encoded by the coding sequence ATGGAAGAACTTCCGTCAGGTACCGCTTCAACTGAAGATGAGGATACGGAATTTTGCGAGCAATATTTCAATAACACGCATACGCGCGATGCTTCGGGTCGCTACACTGTTCGGCTCCCCTTTAATTTGCCTCCAACGTCACTCGGAGACTCCTTCTCGGCCGCTTCCCGATCACTTCACCGACTTCGAGCTCGGTTGGCTGAAGACGAGTATATCAGCCGGCTGTACAAAGAATTTCTTCAAGAATACGAGGCTCTTCATCACATGATTCCGGTTTCCGACGTAAGACCGACGAATCCGTGCTTCATCCTTCCGCATCGCGGAGTCGTGCGTGAGCACAGTGTCACCACAAAACTCCGTGTAGTTTTCAACGGGTCGTGCAAAACTAACACCGGTTTCTCGCTAAACGACATACTTCATACCGGGCCGAAGCTTCAACAGGACATTTCAGATGTACTTCTATGGATTCGGCAACATCGGTTCATCTTCGCTACGGATattacaaaaatgtatcggcaAATCCTCATACACCCGGACGATCAAGAGTTCCAACGGATTCTCTGGTTCGATTCAAACAACGAGCAGATCAGCTATAAACTCACAACCGTAACATACGGTTTGAGTTGCGCCACGTATTTGGCTATTCAGGTAATGCTTCAACTTGTCGAAGACGAAGGCCATGAGTTCCCTCTGGCCGTGCTTCCGTTAACTCAAGGACGCTATGTCGACGATATTTTCGGCGGAGCTGATTCTGTCTCAGAGCTTCGAGAAATCTCTCTTCAactggaaaaaatttgtgccCGCGGTTGCCTTCCACTTCAAAAATGGACTTCGAATTCACCAGCGGCTCTTCAACATCTAGACTCTTCAGCCTTACAACCTGAAGCCGTCTCGATTAAATCGGAGGATTCAACGACGAAGCTATTGGGCCTAGTATGGGATCCAATCAAGGATGTGTTTCGGTTCAATCTTCAGGCAAACTTCTCTTCAACAATAACTAAGCGGATCGCACTATCGGAAACTGCTTCCTTATTCGATCCCCTTGGTTTCCTTTCTCCCGTAATTATTACGGCCAAAATCTTCATGCAGGAGCTCTGGCTCGCAAAACTGCATTGA
- the LOC122416250 gene encoding uncharacterized protein: MCQRALHRFKRSSPARTDIQLTPDDLEQARLFWVLHTQSAHFSAELRSISNGNFLTRGHFLSALTPFIDSLGTLRVGGRLQHSTLNLEAKHPAILPRHSTFTTLVIADAHLKTLHGGTQSTLTLLRSSYWIVGGRAPIRSFILRCAKCVRFRGLRAQQLMGQLPISRATPSRAFLHTGLDYVGPFTVKTWRGRHTKTYKGYLAVFVCFSTSAVHLELVTDYTSDAFIAAFRQFTGRRGICHTLYSDCGTNFVGADAQLKGHFKESAAEMPHIISSLTNIGTRWSFNPPSAPHMGGKWEAAVKSAKHHLQRVIGDSALTYEEFTTLLTQVESVLHSRPLGAMSDDPDDFSALTPGHFLIGEALNSVPEPSLTSTPELKLPRWAQIQRKFQLIWQRWSSDYLQHGLATSKWRHPRNEIQVGSLVLITDERLPPSK, encoded by the coding sequence ATGTGTCAACGGGCCCTTCATCGATTCAAGCGCTCTTCACCGGCTCGGACGGACATACAACTCACTCCAGACGATCTTGAACAAGCAAGACTCTTCTGGGTGTTACATACGCAATCGGCTCACTTCTCTGCGGAACTTCGATCAATTTCAAACGGAAATTTTCTGACACGGGGTCATTTCCTGTCGGCCTTGACTCCCTTCATCGATTCGCTTGGAACTCTTCGCGTCGGGGGACGCCTGCAGCATTCAACTCTTAATTTGGAAGCGAAACATCCGGCTATTCTCCCTCGTCATTCGACGTTCACGACGCTCGTCATCGCTGACGCGCACCTCAAGACTCTTCACGGCGGAACTCAATCAACCTTGACTCTCCTTCGTTCCAGCTACTGGATCGTCGGAGGTCGAGCACCTATTCGATCATTCATTCTTCGCTGCGCCAAATGCGTTCGGTTTCGAGGACTTCGCGCTCAACAGCTCATGGGACAACTTCCGATCAGCCGTGCTACGCCTTCTCGAGCATTCCTTCACACCGGACTTGATTACGTCGGACCCTTCACGGTAAAAACATGGCGAGGTCGGCATACGAAAACGTACAAGGGATATCTGGCCGtcttcgtttgtttttcaacgtcAGCTGTTCACTTGGAACTAGTGACAGACTATACTTCGGATGCCTTCATCGCTGCCTTTCGGCAGTTCACGGGACGTCGAGGCATTTGTCATACGCTCTATAGCGATTGCGGGACGAACTTCGTCGGGGCTGATGCCCAACTTAAAGGACACTTCAAAGAAAGTGCGGCAGAAATGCCACACATAATCTCTTCGCTAACTAATATCGGAACTCGGTGGTCCTTCAATCCCCCCTCGGCTCCTCACATGGGAGGAAAATGGGAGGCCGCCGTCAAATCGGCCAAACATCACCTTCAACGGGTTATCGGGGACTCAGCACTTACGTATGAAGAATTTACAACTCTTCTTACGCAAGTCGAGTCAGTGCTACATTCACGTCCGCTGGGCGCCATGTCAGATGATCCGGATGACTTCTCTGCCCTGACTCCTGGCCACTTCCTCATCGGCGAGGCCCTTAATTCGGTGCCGGAACCCTCGCTCACTTCAACTCCGGAGCTAAAACTTCCGCGCTGGGCCCAAATACAACGGAAATTCCAGCTGATCTGGCAACGCTGGTCATCCGATTATCTTCAACACGGTTTAGCCACTTCCAAGTGGCGACATCCTCGGAACGAGATCCAGGTTGGCTCCCTGGTCCTCATCACGGACGAGCGACTTCCGCCTTCAAAGTGA
- the LOC122416251 gene encoding uncharacterized protein, whose translation MFMDSGRVCPFSENTTIASACFQIFRKNFLKPNTIGIIPTGGYRWAHNQSKKAISWLVWMEHSLNRRIIHAGRSREFKLPQNLLVDGYYETPDSTHVLQFHGCYWHGCLSCFTVNRDRKQSDGDALNERLERTNAISQRIRSSGYTLTEIWECAYDRMIKTDLEMSAFVSDHALVRAEPLNPRDAFFGGRTGNMVTLYDVKDGEQIRYVDVCSLYPYICKYGKYPMGHPTVYVGDECRALTGPENNISLSRVEGLVKCTVLPPQNLYHPVLPVRMHQRLLFGLCRSCCETMNQDACPHEDPAERVFSGTWVVDELRKAIACGYKILTVSEIWQYEITQYNRDTQEGGLFTGYINTFLKIKQEASGWPEGYTGDKAAQERYITSFKTAEGVQLERSAVAKNPGLRSVAKLYLNSFWGKFGQRENLPQTEIVSTREKLMELLNSPEHEITGMLPVNNQVLYVNYTKTDDAVIPSNIANTVLAAYTTAQARLKLYTYLEPLGERALYCDTDSVIYVTRKEPGDYEPPTGQLLGDLTDELSSYGEGSYIKSFISGGPKFYSFIVNTPSGAESEVCKVKGITLNYANSSLINYESIRSFIIGERENPVLLQFDSIRRTPFHQVVTRPEKKSCMPLSVKRRRDGEYGSLPYGYK comes from the coding sequence ATGTTCATGGACAGCGGACGCGTTTGCCCGTTTAGCGAAAACACAACAATCGCGTCCGCCTGCtttcaaatctttcgaaaaaattttttaaaacctaaCACGATCGGTATTATACCTACGGGTGGTTACAGATGGGCTCACAATCAGTCAAAAAAAGCGATCTCTTGGCTCGTGTGGATGGAGCATTCTTTAAATCGTCGTATCATTCACGCAGGACGCTCGCGCGAGTTTAAAttgcctcaaaatttattagtagACGGCTACTACGAAACACCTGATTCAACCCACGTGTTACAGTTTCACGGTTGCTATTGGCACGGGTGCTTGAGCTGTTTCACTGTAAACAGAGACCGTAAACAAAGCGACGGTGATGCATTGAACGAGCGTCTCGAGAGAACAAACGCTATATCGCAGAGAATCCGCTCAAGCGGCTACACGTTAACCGAGATTTGGGAGTGCGCGTATGACCGGATGATAAAAACAGATTTAGAGATGAGCGCTTTTGTGAGTGATCACGCTCTGGTTCGAGCGGAGCCTCTCAATCCGCGCGATGCTTTTTTCGGTGGTCGCACGGGAAACATGGTCACTCTGTACGATGTGAAAGACGGGGAGCAGATACGATATGTTGACGTTTGCTCGTTGTACCCATACATCTGCAAGTACGGTAAATATCCGATGGGCCATCCAACGGTATACGTCGGCGACGAGTGCAGGGCGTTGACAGGCCCCGAAAATAATATCAGTCTTTCCCGCGTTGAGGGCCTTGTTAAATGTACAGTGCTTCCACCGCAAAATCTTTATCATCCGGTGCTGCCGGTGCGAATGCACCAGCGCCTGTTATTCGGGCTATGTCGTAGCTGCTGCGAAACAATGAACCAGGACGCGTGTCCTCATGAAGACCCTGCGGAGCGTGTATTTAGCGGTACTTGGGTGGTGGATGAATTGCGAAAAGCTATTGCGTGCgggtataaaatattaaccGTGAGCGAGATTTGGCAGTATGAGATAACGCAGTACAACCGCGATACACAGGAGGGGGGCCTTTTCACCGGGTACATAAACACTTTTcttaaaatcaaacaagagGCTAGCGGTTGGCCCGAGGGTTATACAGGTGACAAAGCTGCCCAAGAGCGTTATATAACTTCTTTTAAGACAGCCGAAGGGGTTCAGTTGGAACGTAGTGCGGTAGCGAAAAACCCGGGGCTGCGCTCGGTAGCCAAACTTTATCTTAACTCCTTTTGGGGTAAATTTGGACAACGCGAAAATTTACCTCAAACAGAAATAGTGTCGACACGCGAAAAACTTATGGAGTTGCTAAACAGCCCCGAGCACGAGATCACTGGTATGCTACCTGTTAACAACCAGGTGCTGTATGTTAATTATACGAAAACCGATGATGCTGTAATACCATCTAATATAGCAAATACTGTCTTAGCTGCATACACCACAGCCCAAGCCCGTTTAAAACTTTACACCTATCTCGAACCGCTGGGTGAGCGTGCTCTGTACTGCGACACCGATTCCGTTATTTATGTCACGAGAAAAGAGCCTGGAGACTATGAACCGCCAACGGGTCAATTGCTAGGGGATTTAACCGACGAGCTAAGCTCTTACGGCGAGGGCAGTTACATTAAATCTTTTATCTCAGGTGGccctaaattttattctttcatagtTAATACACCGAGCGGCGCGGAAAGCGAGGTTTGCAAGGTTAAAGGCATAACGCTGAATTACGCAAACAGCTCGCTGATAAATTATGAATCAATACGGTCATTTATAAtaggtgagagagaaaatcctGTTCTACTACAGTTTGATTCAATACGTCGTACGCCGTTCCACCAGGTTGTCACACGACCCGAAAAGAAATCGTGCATGCCTCTGAGCGTCAAGCGAAGACGTGATGGCGAATACGGCTCGCTCCCTTACGGCTACAAATAA